From a region of the Methanomassiliicoccus sp. genome:
- the cgi121 gene encoding KEOPS complex subunit Cgi121, which translates to MPAEMAKVDVVGAKGSVNDPEALIAALRSIEGGEGAALDADMVCGRDHLCSAAMHALRAFDRGDRISSSLAVETVLFASGERQISKAFKKVGLRAGAERVALVFFDVNDVEAALRSLGLVRDDNVLAPSVEKAKRFGITGSELGAVPAGKYQELVLERVAFAGLPK; encoded by the coding sequence ATGCCCGCGGAGATGGCCAAGGTCGACGTGGTGGGCGCCAAGGGAAGTGTGAACGATCCGGAGGCGTTGATAGCGGCGCTGCGCTCCATCGAAGGCGGGGAGGGTGCCGCCCTGGACGCGGACATGGTATGCGGCCGGGATCACCTGTGCTCGGCAGCCATGCACGCCCTGAGGGCGTTCGATCGCGGGGACCGTATCTCCTCGAGCCTGGCGGTGGAGACCGTATTGTTCGCTTCGGGGGAGCGACAGATCTCCAAAGCATTCAAGAAAGTCGGCCTCAGGGCCGGGGCGGAACGCGTGGCGCTAGTGTTCTTCGATGTGAACGACGTTGAGGCAGCCCTGCGTTCGCTCGGCCTGGTGAGGGACGACAATGTCCTGGCCCCCTCAGTGGAGAAGGCCAAGCGCTTCGGCATCACCGGGTCGGAGCTCGGGGCGGTGCCGGCCGGCAAGTACCAGGAGCTCGTGCTGGAGCGAGTGGCCTTCGCCGGGCTGCCTAAATAG
- a CDS encoding homoserine kinase yields MDGMVMDKVTVRSPATLSNLGSGFDVFGLALREPYDVVEARMIPEREVIIEAVEGPGASSITTDAAKNSAGIAALAVLERSGSVSGIALRIKKGIRPCSGIGSSGASAAGGACAANMLLDKPLRSEELVHCAARAEQVTSGSFHADNVGPAVMGGFTVIRAYDPFEIHRAEPPANLGVVVTMPDFLVNTREARKVLPTSIPLKSMIFEVGNAASLMLGMWTGDIDLIGRSMADQVVEPARAPLNPHLREAEAAAVKAGAAGAFLGGSGPCVIAVYDRKKVDGEAIAEAVRAVYGDNGVKSDSWVTTWGEGCRRL; encoded by the coding sequence ATGGACGGAATGGTCATGGACAAGGTGACGGTGAGGTCTCCGGCGACCCTATCGAACCTCGGCTCCGGTTTCGACGTGTTCGGGCTAGCGCTGAGGGAGCCGTATGACGTGGTGGAGGCAAGGATGATCCCGGAACGCGAGGTCATCATCGAGGCGGTCGAAGGCCCGGGAGCTTCCAGCATCACCACCGACGCGGCCAAGAACTCCGCGGGGATCGCTGCCCTGGCCGTGCTGGAGCGGTCCGGCTCGGTGTCCGGAATCGCCCTACGCATTAAAAAGGGCATTCGCCCGTGTTCCGGGATCGGCTCCTCGGGGGCCTCGGCGGCCGGGGGGGCCTGTGCCGCTAACATGCTCCTCGACAAGCCGCTGCGGTCCGAGGAATTGGTCCACTGCGCCGCCCGAGCCGAGCAGGTCACTTCCGGCAGCTTCCACGCCGACAACGTGGGCCCAGCGGTCATGGGCGGGTTCACGGTCATCCGGGCCTACGACCCGTTCGAGATCCACCGCGCCGAACCGCCTGCGAACCTGGGAGTGGTGGTCACCATGCCTGACTTCCTGGTGAACACCCGCGAGGCGAGGAAGGTGCTGCCCACCAGCATACCGCTGAAGAGCATGATCTTCGAGGTCGGCAACGCCGCCTCGCTGATGCTGGGCATGTGGACGGGAGACATCGATCTGATCGGCCGGAGCATGGCCGATCAGGTGGTGGAGCCGGCCCGCGCGCCCCTCAACCCTCACCTGAGAGAAGCGGAAGCCGCGGCGGTCAAGGCCGGGGCGGCCGGGGCATTCCTGGGGGGATCGGGTCCCTGTGTCATCGCCGTCTACGACCGGAAGAAGGTCGACGGCGAGGCCATCGCCGAGGCGGTCCGCGCCGTGTACGGCGACAATGGGGTCAAGAGCGACAGCTGGGTGACCACCTGGGGCGAAGGGTGCAGGAGGCTGTGA